GCAAGGCCGGAGACCGCCGGACCAGCGGATCCAGCGCATAGATGGGCACGCTGCCAAGACGCATCAGGCCGGCGGTTGGGCTGGTTGAGACCACCGGATAGTCGCCCCGCGGGGCATTGTCGAGGACGACATCGGCGCACAGCTCGGCAAGCTCGCTGCGGACCTGCGCCGCATCCCGATATTCGAAGCCGGGAAGATCCAGGAGATTACCCAGCACACGCAGCACTTTCCAGCCGGGACGGGCCTCGCCGGGGGGCGCGACGGCACCCTGAAACCGCTGCCAGAGGCCGCCCGCGTTGACGAAGGTCCCGGAAGTCTCGGCGAAGGCGCCGATCGGCAGCAGGACGTCGGCGACGGCCTCGAGCGAAGGCGAGCGGAAGGCGGAGCAGGCAATCACCAGATCGGCCGCTTCGCACATGGCCATTGTCCGAGCGGGGTCAATGAGATCCCGATCCGGCTCCAAGCCCCAGAGGACCAGCGTGCTCGGTGGCGTGCCGAGCATCTCGCCGAGCCCGAGGCCCATCGACTCGGCTGACCGACCGCCGGGCAGCCCGAACGGCACGGCGCCCGCCAGATGCGCACCGACGCTGTTCGCCGATGCCGGCAGGAAGCCCACGACGGCTCCGCTCAACTCACCGATCCGATAGGCGAGCGCCTTGAGTAGGGCATAGTCCGGATGCGCGGTGGCCAAGGCGCCTAGCAACACGACGCCGGTCGACTTCTCCCTCGCAGCACGCAGAGCGTCGGCGATGGACTGATGAGCATCGTCGGGCTTGACCGAGCCGATGACCGGCTTGAGCGCCCCTGACGCCTTGGCACCCAGCGCCTTGGCGATCGCCGCGAGATCCGCGACCATCTGCGCCGGCGTCCCGACCAACTGCCGGGCGGGATGGGTCAGCGCCAGGGTCAGGGGATTCACGCAGGCGACTGTCGCACCCTCCAGGGCGGCCTTGCGGATACGATGGGCCAACAACGGCTGCTCTTGGCGAATCTCGGTTCCGATCAGGAGGATCGCCTCGCGGGTCTCCAGATCGGCAATCGGCAGGCCCAGCCAAGGCAGCATCGGATCGGCGGCATCGCCGCTGAAATCCTGTTGCCGCAGCCGGTGATCGATGTTGGCGCAGCCCAGACCGCGCGCGACCCGCTGCGCCAGATACAGCTCTTCGAGCGTCGCGTTCGGAGCCATCAGCCAGCCCATACGGCTCGCATCGGCGGCCTTGAGACGCTCGGCGACCGCGGTCAGTGCCTTCTGCCATTCGACCTCGCGCCAGACCCCGTCGGTCTTGACCATCGGCGCGGTCAGGCGATCCTCGGCGTTCAGACCCTCGTAGCTGAAACGGTCCCGGTCCGAGATCCAGGTCTCGTTGACCGCCTCGTTGTCGCGCGGATGCACCCGCATGACCCGACCGTCGCGCACATGCAGA
The sequence above is drawn from the Thiocapsa rosea genome and encodes:
- the nuoG gene encoding NADH-quinone oxidoreductase subunit NuoG, translating into MTDKITIEIDGRTCEADPGEMIITVADREGIIIPRFCYHKKLSIAANCRMCLVEAEQGGRPFPKPVPACATPVGAGMKVLTRSPKAIDAQQGTMEFLLINHPLDCPICDQGGECELQDVAMGYGGDVSRFAERKRVVKDEDLGPLIATDMTRCIHCTRCVRFGAEIAGVRELGATGRGEDMRIGTFVAHTVSHELSGNIIDLCPVGALTSKPYRFTARAWELTDADGIAPHDGVGSNIRLHVRDGRVMRVHPRDNEAVNETWISDRDRFSYEGLNAEDRLTAPMVKTDGVWREVEWQKALTAVAERLKAADASRMGWLMAPNATLEELYLAQRVARGLGCANIDHRLRQQDFSGDAADPMLPWLGLPIADLETREAILLIGTEIRQEQPLLAHRIRKAALEGATVACVNPLTLALTHPARQLVGTPAQMVADLAAIAKALGAKASGALKPVIGSVKPDDAHQSIADALRAAREKSTGVVLLGALATAHPDYALLKALAYRIGELSGAVVGFLPASANSVGAHLAGAVPFGLPGGRSAESMGLGLGEMLGTPPSTLVLWGLEPDRDLIDPARTMAMCEAADLVIACSAFRSPSLEAVADVLLPIGAFAETSGTFVNAGGLWQRFQGAVAPPGEARPGWKVLRVLGNLLDLPGFEYRDAAQVRSELAELCADVVLDNAPRGDYPVVSTSPTAGLMRLGSVPIYALDPLVRRSPALQRTPVQGATFGVYLHPEQARADGLDADQAVLIIQNGREVEASVFLDDAIAMGCVRIPAAVTGSEGLGMQIGPVEIRPWHGETGSEAG